One Setaria italica strain Yugu1 chromosome II, Setaria_italica_v2.0, whole genome shotgun sequence DNA segment encodes these proteins:
- the LOC101781420 gene encoding autophagy-related protein 8A: protein MAKASFKMEHELEKRLSESARIRDKYPDRIPVIVEKAGKTDVPEIDKKKYLVPADLTVGQFIFVVRKRIKLSPEKAIFVFVKNTLPPTASLMSAIYEENKDEDGFLYMTYSGENTFGSA, encoded by the exons ATGGCCAAGGCTTCCTTCAAGATGGAGCACGAACTAG AAAAGAGGCTATCAGAATCTGCTAGGATCAGGGACAAGTACCCAGACAGAATTCCT GTGATTGTTGAGAAAGCTGGCAAGACTGATGTCCCAGAGATCGATAAAAAAAA GTACCTTGTCCCTGCTGATCTCACCGTCGGCCAGTTTATCTTTGTGGTGAGGAAGAGGATCAAGCTGAGCCCCGAGAAGGCCATCTTTGTCTTTGTTAAGAACACTTTGCCACCAACTG CCTCTCTGATGTCCGCGATCTATGAGGAGAACAAGGACGAGGACGGCTTCCTCTACATGACTTACAGTGGCGAGAACACCTTCGGCTCTGCCTAA
- the LOC101781017 gene encoding ankyrin repeat domain-containing protein 13B — protein MPVQDPSSSPSAAGGGARPKRTSSAPIRPADYAHSPAHHCVALRDAAGLQAILAGLPPLAHPSRVLTAADAAREARLASSVAAALDRRDVPGGDTALHLAVRLRLPSLVSALAAAGADPTLQNHAGWTPLQEALCLGCRDIAACLLRAHRLAAWAKLRRRAPALSAALRRVQDFYLEVDFHFESSVVPLLSRAAPSDTYRIWKRGADLRADTTLAGFDGLRIRRADHSFLFFGEEANAGGRRLPPGSLLVLHRGRREVHDAFAAAAAAGDEDAATSDAAAYRPGLNISSARLVPRTTWLRKEKTENVGEWKARVFDVHNVVFSFRTLKAANAGRNDFTFEFAGDEDGGDDDEFLPLEIRDDDEDGDFLVADIPPPPARRSCYVPGRRSVAGPPSHLGTPQRRRNSVDVPRRLPACASVGRGEDGIFGRHSGTTTTGGAKWKEEETVKTLRPSVWLTEDFPLSVDEFLPLLDILSSRVRAVRRLRELLTTKFPPGTFPVKVAIPVVPTVRVVITFTKFVPLIEPEEFFTPMSSPSLLASPGPGSIMAKADTHKSSYLKWSSKSSRSKPANLSQVADNADPFTVPSDYTWVNSLGSKNHDKKSSKSKKGKAKET, from the exons ATGCCCGTCCAGgatccctcctcctcgccctccgccgcgggcggcggcgcgcggcccaaGCGCACGTCGTCGGCGCCGATCCGGCCCGCCGACTACGCGCACAGCCCCGCGCACCACTGCGTCGCGCTGCGTGACGCCGCGGGGCTGCAGGCCATCCTCGCGGGCCTCCCGCCGCTCGCGCACCCGTCCCGcgtcctcaccgccgccgacgccgcccggGAGGCCCGCCTCGCGTCCTccgtcgccgcggcgctcgACCGCCGCGACGTCCCCGGCGGGGACACCGCGCTCCACCTCGCGGTCCGGCTCCGGCTGCCCTCCCTGGtctccgcgctcgccgccgcgggggcggaCCCCACGCTGCAGAACCACGCCGGGTGGACCCCACTCCAGGAGGCGCTGTGCCTGGGGTGCAGGGACATCGCCGCCTGCCTACTCCGCGCGCACCGCCTCGCCGCCTGGgccaagctccgccgccgggcgccggcgctCTCCGCCGCGCTGCGCCGGGTCCAGGACTTCTACCTCGAGGTGGATTTCCACTTCGAGAGCTCCGTCGTGCCGCTGctctcgcgcgccgcgccctcCGACACCTACCGCATTTGGAAGCGCGGCGCGGACCTGCGCGCTGACACCACGCTCGCGGGGTTCGACGGCCTCCGCATCCGCCGCGCCGACcactccttcctcttcttcggcGAGGAGGCTAACGCgggcggccgccgcctgcccccGGGCTCGCTGCTCgtgctccaccgcggccggcgcgAGGTGCACGACGCgttcgcggcggccgcggcggcgggcgacgaggaCGCCGCCACATCCGACGCGGCCGCCTACCGGCCGGGGCTCAACATCTCCTCCGCGAGGCTCGTGCCGAGGACCACCTGGCTGCGGAAGGAGAAGACGGAGAACGTCGGCGAGTGGAAGGCGCGGGTGTTCGACGTCCACAATGTCGTCTTCTCCTTCCGCACCCTCAAGGCCGCGAATGCTGGGCGCAATGACTTCACTTTCGAGTTCGCCGGagacgaggacggcggcgacgacgacgagttcCTGCCGCTTGAGATCCGGGATGACGACGAAGACGGCGACTTCCTGGTTGCcgacatcccgccgccgccggcgcggcgcagcTGCTACGTGCCAGGCCGGCGCAGCGTGGCGGGGCCGCCCTCACACTTGGGCACCCCGCAGAGGCGGAGGAACAGCGTGGACGtgccgcggcggctgccggcgtgCGCATCTGTGgggcgcggcgaggacggcatCTTCGGCCGGCACtcagggacgacgacgacggggggTGCCAagtggaaggaggaggagacggtgaAGACGTTGCGGCCGTCGGTGTGGCTCACGGAGGACTTCCCGTTGAGTGTCGATGAGTTCCTGCCGCTGCTGGACATCCTTTCCAGCCGCGTGCGCGCCGTGCGCCGGCTCCGCGAGCTGCTCACTACCAAGTTCCCACCAGGGACCTTCCCCGTGAAG GTTGCTATCCCTGTTGTGCCGACGGTGAGGGTGGTCATCACATTCACCAAGTTTGTACCCCTCATTGAGCCGGAGGAATTCTTCACACCAATGTCGAGCCCCAGTCTCTTGGCGAGCCCAGGGCCAGGAAGCATCATGGCCAAGGCCGACACCCACAAGAGCTCCTACCTTAAGTGGAGCTCGAAGAGCTCAAGATCGAAGCCCGCAAACCTATCACAGGTCGCGGACAACGCCGACCCCTTCACGGTGCCTAGCGACTACACCTGGGTGAACAGCCTCGGTTCCAAGAACCATGACAAGAAGTCGTCCAAATCCAAGAAGGGTAAAGCCAAGGAGACCTAG